One genomic region from Acidobacteriota bacterium encodes:
- the rho gene encoding transcription termination factor Rho, producing the protein MVFIHAERGICHMTTRARLQELGLPALRSMAGTVDVDHEGLQKSKLITEIMSAGGFNESLLPAPKEISDDRVDAGESKISESGAPESKTTDQDTQDTDTRDDSVATDDTQPQNNGDRKRSGGDRQRNDGSRQRNQGGRQRGDGQRQGQGQGGNRNRSRRRRGRERDYEPIDESELEVREGILDILPEGYGFLRCSGYLPGDDDVYVAANLVRRSRLRKGDVISGPVRPARAQEKFAALVRAISVNGIDPEEAKDRVNFAKLTPLFPDVRLRLEVDDEPNSILPRIVDLIAPIGKGQRGLIVSPPKAGKTTVLKEIANSVSKNNPECHLMVVLVDERPEEVTDMQRSVKGEVISSTFDRPAEEHTQVAELAIERAKRLVEQGQDVVVLLDSITRLARAYNLSMPASGRILSGGVDSGALYPPKRFFGAARNIEEGGSLTIIGTALVETGSRMDEVIFEEFKGTGNMELRLDRKLADRRIYPAIDVASSSTRREDLLMHPDELQEVWKLRRVLLALDGGAALELLIDRLKTTRSNAEFLLSISKVGK; encoded by the coding sequence ATGGTTTTCATTCATGCCGAAAGGGGCATTTGTCACATGACAACAAGAGCCAGACTTCAAGAGCTTGGACTTCCTGCTCTCCGCTCTATGGCGGGTACCGTTGATGTCGACCACGAAGGACTCCAAAAGTCCAAGTTGATCACCGAAATCATGAGCGCAGGGGGGTTCAACGAGAGTCTGCTGCCAGCACCAAAAGAGATTTCCGACGACCGCGTCGACGCCGGTGAATCGAAGATCAGTGAGTCGGGTGCTCCCGAATCCAAAACGACAGACCAGGACACCCAAGACACCGACACGCGAGACGACTCGGTGGCTACCGACGACACACAGCCGCAAAACAACGGCGACCGCAAGCGTTCTGGAGGCGATCGTCAAAGAAATGACGGCTCCCGGCAGCGCAACCAAGGTGGTCGCCAACGAGGCGACGGTCAGCGGCAGGGGCAAGGTCAGGGCGGAAACCGCAACCGCAGCCGTCGGCGCCGCGGCAGAGAACGCGACTACGAGCCAATTGATGAGTCCGAGCTCGAGGTCCGCGAAGGCATCCTCGACATCCTTCCCGAGGGGTACGGTTTCCTCCGGTGCAGCGGCTACCTGCCCGGTGACGACGACGTGTATGTTGCCGCCAACCTCGTACGACGCAGCCGGCTGCGCAAGGGTGATGTCATTTCCGGTCCCGTTCGTCCTGCCAGGGCTCAGGAGAAATTCGCAGCCCTTGTCCGCGCAATCTCCGTCAACGGCATCGATCCTGAGGAGGCCAAGGATCGTGTCAACTTTGCCAAGCTGACTCCGCTGTTCCCCGATGTACGCCTTCGCCTTGAGGTGGACGACGAGCCTAATTCGATACTTCCGCGGATCGTCGATCTGATCGCTCCGATCGGCAAGGGCCAACGTGGGCTGATCGTATCGCCGCCAAAGGCTGGCAAAACAACGGTGCTCAAGGAAATTGCCAACTCGGTTTCGAAGAACAACCCGGAATGTCACCTGATGGTTGTCTTGGTGGACGAGCGCCCCGAAGAAGTCACTGACATGCAGAGGTCTGTGAAGGGCGAGGTCATCTCTTCGACATTTGACCGCCCTGCGGAGGAGCACACCCAAGTTGCAGAACTTGCTATTGAGCGGGCGAAGCGTCTTGTCGAGCAAGGGCAGGACGTTGTTGTCTTGCTCGACTCGATCACTCGGCTTGCTCGGGCGTACAACCTTTCAATGCCTGCAAGCGGACGCATTCTCTCGGGTGGTGTCGATTCGGGTGCCCTGTACCCTCCGAAACGCTTTTTTGGCGCGGCCCGTAATATCGAAGAGGGTGGCTCGCTCACCATCATCGGTACCGCGCTTGTTGAGACCGGCTCTCGCATGGACGAGGTGATCTTTGAAGAGTTCAAAGGTACCGGCAACATGGAGCTGCGGCTTGATCGGAAACTCGCCGACCGGCGGATTTATCCGGCTATCGACGTAGCGTCGTCGAGCACCCGGCGTGAGGATCTGTTAATGCATCCTGACGAGCTTCAGGAGGTGTGGAAGCTACGCCGAGTGCTGCTCGCACTCGATGGCGGCGCGGCGCTTGAACTGTTGATCGACCGTCTCAAGACCACGCGCTCCAACGCCGAGTTTCTGCTGAGCATTTCGAAGGTCGGGAAGTAA
- a CDS encoding type B 50S ribosomal protein L31: MKSDIHPGYRAVVFQDTSSEFSFLTQSTIETKETVEWEDGNTYPLAKVEISSASHPFYTGKQVLIDTTGRVERFRRRYANVGINTEQKTAATTGDEKASTEA; the protein is encoded by the coding sequence GTGAAGTCTGACATTCATCCCGGATACCGCGCTGTGGTGTTCCAGGACACATCATCGGAGTTTTCGTTCCTCACGCAGTCGACGATCGAAACCAAAGAGACCGTCGAGTGGGAAGACGGAAACACGTACCCGCTCGCCAAGGTCGAGATCTCCTCTGCGAGCCACCCGTTTTACACCGGTAAGCAAGTACTCATTGATACGACCGGACGCGTCGAGCGTTTCCGGCGCCGCTACGCCAACGTTGGCATCAATACCGAGCAGAAAACTGCGGCGACAACGGGAGACGAAAAAGCCTCGACCGAGGCTTAG
- a CDS encoding DUF1385 domain-containing protein — MSQPPAAVVGGQAVIEGVMMRSPTGWAVAVRRPDGIIEAEGRDLPKLSSHSRLAKMPFTRGIMVLGESLSLGFKALSWSAQKSGEEEDELKRWQVVLTMVIGVVLAVGLLVIVPVVGANWLKRFFDDSSLAFVVMDGLLRIGFLVGYIALIARSDDIQRVFQYHGAEHKTIHAYEAGDPLTIAEIQKYSPRHPRCGTSFLVIVGMVAFFVFLVLAPLALVWQIAARIVLIPVVAGVSYEVLKAGATSRWLAWANRPGIWLQAITTNEPTGDQVEVAIASLLVAVDEDEAERLIALGGIPDSVINAESTRLGTSNG; from the coding sequence ATGAGCCAACCTCCAGCTGCCGTTGTCGGGGGCCAGGCGGTAATCGAAGGTGTCATGATGCGATCACCCACAGGGTGGGCGGTGGCTGTGCGTCGGCCAGACGGCATCATTGAGGCTGAAGGGCGTGACCTCCCGAAACTCTCTTCGCATTCCCGGCTCGCCAAGATGCCGTTCACTCGCGGCATCATGGTGCTCGGTGAAAGCCTGTCGCTTGGTTTCAAGGCGCTGTCGTGGTCAGCGCAGAAGTCGGGCGAGGAGGAAGATGAGCTCAAGCGTTGGCAGGTTGTCCTGACAATGGTGATCGGCGTGGTTCTCGCTGTGGGTTTGCTCGTCATCGTCCCGGTTGTCGGAGCGAACTGGCTCAAGCGGTTCTTTGATGATTCGAGCCTGGCTTTTGTCGTGATGGACGGGCTGCTACGTATCGGGTTTCTGGTTGGATACATTGCGCTAATCGCCCGCTCTGACGACATCCAACGGGTGTTCCAATACCACGGTGCCGAGCACAAAACTATCCACGCTTACGAGGCAGGGGACCCTCTCACCATTGCGGAGATCCAGAAGTACAGCCCGCGGCATCCTCGATGTGGGACGTCCTTCCTTGTCATTGTCGGGATGGTTGCTTTCTTCGTTTTTCTCGTGCTTGCGCCGCTGGCCTTGGTGTGGCAGATAGCGGCTCGCATCGTGTTGATCCCTGTTGTTGCCGGCGTGTCGTACGAGGTTCTCAAGGCGGGGGCGACGTCACGCTGGTTGGCCTGGGCGAATCGCCCCGGGATCTGGTTGCAAGCAATCACTACCAACGAACCGACCGGCGACCAGGTTGAGGTTGCGATCGCATCTCTGCTCGTTGCCGTTGATGAGGATGAGGCCGAACGGCTGATTGCCTTGGGAGGCATTCCCGACAGTGTGATCAACGCTGAGAGCACTCGTCTGGGAACGTCTAATGGATGA
- the prfA gene encoding peptide chain release factor 1, translated as MDDNLRQKLVEIEEAFEATLLQLADNIILSDQDRYREVTQRHAEIKPIVEAYRRYVTAEGELVEAAELRADEADADMATYLDDVQAELRTEMDGLEADLRILLVPKDPDDDRDVIVEIRSAAGGDEAALWAGDLMRMYERFAERLGWKFETIDMSGSDGGGLKEGTFSIKGHGAFARFKFEAGPHRVQRVPKTESQGRIHTSMATVAVLPEVEEVEVEIHENDLEINVFRSTGPGGQSVNTTDSAVRIIHKPTGIVVVCQDEKSQLQNKIKALRVLRARLYQAKLDEQLGERASERKSQIGTGDRSEKIRTYNFKENRVTDHRVSLTIHALGDVLDGDLEAFHQALAARDVTERLAAVE; from the coding sequence ATGGATGACAACCTGCGTCAGAAACTTGTCGAGATCGAGGAGGCCTTCGAGGCGACGCTGCTCCAGCTCGCAGACAACATCATTCTTTCTGATCAGGATCGGTATCGCGAGGTCACCCAGCGTCATGCGGAGATCAAACCGATCGTCGAGGCCTACCGTCGGTACGTTACTGCCGAGGGCGAGTTGGTTGAAGCTGCAGAACTCCGGGCTGACGAGGCCGACGCAGACATGGCGACCTACCTCGATGATGTTCAGGCTGAGTTGCGGACCGAAATGGATGGTCTCGAAGCCGATCTACGAATCTTGCTTGTCCCTAAGGACCCTGACGACGACCGTGACGTCATCGTAGAAATCCGGTCTGCCGCCGGTGGTGACGAGGCTGCTCTGTGGGCTGGGGACCTCATGAGGATGTACGAACGGTTTGCGGAGCGGCTCGGGTGGAAATTCGAAACGATCGACATGTCCGGTTCCGACGGGGGAGGCCTCAAGGAAGGGACCTTCTCAATCAAGGGGCACGGTGCGTTTGCCCGCTTCAAGTTCGAGGCTGGCCCACACAGGGTCCAGCGGGTTCCGAAAACTGAATCCCAGGGCCGTATACATACGTCCATGGCGACCGTTGCGGTCCTCCCCGAAGTAGAGGAAGTCGAGGTCGAGATCCACGAGAACGACCTGGAGATCAATGTGTTTCGCTCAACTGGGCCTGGCGGGCAATCGGTGAATACGACAGACTCGGCTGTGCGGATCATCCACAAACCGACGGGCATTGTCGTGGTATGCCAGGACGAGAAATCACAGCTCCAGAACAAAATCAAAGCCCTTCGGGTGCTGCGGGCCAGGTTGTACCAAGCAAAACTTGACGAACAGCTCGGCGAGCGGGCCTCAGAACGCAAGAGCCAAATCGGAACCGGGGACAGGTCCGAGAAGATTCGTACGTACAACTTCAAAGAGAACAGGGTCACCGATCATCGCGTCAGTCTCACGATCCACGCGTTAGGCGACGTTCTCGACGGCGATCTTGAGGCGTTTCATCAGGCACTCGCGGCCCGTGATGTGACCGAGCGGCTCGCCGCCGTTGAGTGA
- the prmC gene encoding peptide chain release factor N(5)-glutamine methyltransferase: protein MATSTRDFLATGTLPQYETVRLAMLVAGVSRFEVLQGRDLSDTEARRLKSLVDKRASGVPLQHLEGVVQFGPIDVLCDSRALVPRPETEYLWELVVERVSGRRVDVVVDLCTGGGCLALALKHELPAARVIGTDVDSSAVSLASDNATFTGIEIEVREGDLFEALPKEIFGQVDLLVVNPPYVAESEFGSLPIDVRVYDPKVALVAGDTGLEIVERIAVDWEAWMRPSGLLALEIGEHQGAAVRGLFPAGDTELVPDLAGRTRFFFAYAQ from the coding sequence ATGGCAACGTCAACGCGTGACTTTCTTGCAACGGGGACGCTCCCGCAATACGAGACTGTGCGTCTTGCGATGCTCGTTGCGGGAGTCTCGCGTTTCGAGGTTCTCCAAGGGCGGGACCTGTCCGATACCGAGGCTCGACGTCTGAAGTCTCTCGTCGACAAACGAGCTTCTGGTGTTCCACTGCAACACCTTGAGGGCGTGGTTCAGTTCGGCCCAATCGACGTGTTGTGCGACTCCCGAGCGCTTGTCCCACGTCCCGAAACGGAGTACCTCTGGGAACTCGTTGTAGAACGAGTCAGCGGGCGCAGGGTTGACGTCGTAGTGGATCTGTGCACAGGTGGCGGCTGTCTTGCGCTCGCCCTCAAACACGAGCTACCCGCAGCGCGCGTGATCGGAACCGACGTGGATTCGAGCGCGGTTTCGCTAGCGTCCGACAACGCGACGTTCACCGGCATCGAGATCGAGGTACGCGAGGGAGACCTGTTCGAGGCGCTGCCCAAAGAGATTTTCGGGCAGGTTGACCTTTTGGTAGTAAACCCGCCCTACGTTGCGGAGTCTGAGTTTGGCTCTCTACCGATCGATGTCCGAGTGTACGACCCCAAGGTTGCGTTGGTGGCTGGCGACACCGGCCTCGAAATTGTCGAACGAATTGCCGTAGATTGGGAGGCATGGATGCGACCCAGCGGGCTGCTTGCGCTCGAGATCGGCGAGCACCAAGGCGCTGCAGTGCGCGGATTGTTCCCTGCAGGGGACACGGAACTTGTTCCTGACCTCGCTGGGCGCACTCGGTTTTTCTTTGCGTACGCGCAGTAG
- a CDS encoding threonylcarbamoyl-AMP synthase — MTIDGAVAALARGEIVGLPTDTLYGLAVDPFREEAIEAMHVLKDRDTRKPLALLVASIEQAMQVAELTDRALELADQHWPGGLTMVLRRLKTAPDWIGDSHARTVGVRCPDHEVALELLRRTGPLAVTSANLSGRHSAVDESEAEDQFGDAVSVYVVGTAPGGQASTVIDLTSPTPLILRAGPVKDT, encoded by the coding sequence ATGACGATTGATGGTGCGGTCGCGGCCCTTGCCCGTGGTGAAATTGTCGGGTTGCCGACTGACACGCTGTACGGACTAGCGGTGGATCCGTTCCGCGAAGAGGCCATCGAGGCCATGCATGTGCTCAAGGATAGGGACACCCGTAAGCCGCTGGCATTGTTAGTTGCGAGTATTGAACAGGCAATGCAAGTTGCTGAGCTCACTGATCGTGCACTCGAACTAGCTGACCAGCATTGGCCAGGTGGTTTGACCATGGTGCTGCGGAGGCTGAAGACCGCACCCGACTGGATCGGCGACTCCCATGCCCGCACTGTCGGGGTGCGGTGTCCCGATCACGAGGTCGCGCTGGAACTACTTCGCCGTACCGGGCCGCTTGCAGTCACGAGCGCCAATCTATCGGGAAGGCACAGCGCAGTCGATGAGTCAGAGGCCGAAGATCAGTTCGGGGATGCTGTTTCGGTGTACGTCGTCGGTACGGCCCCCGGCGGCCAAGCGTCGACAGTGATCGACCTCACCTCGCCGACACCTCTGATCCTGCGCGCCGGGCCGGTCAAAGACACGTGA
- a CDS encoding DsbA family protein, which produces MQPVERRYITMDIDNKQDATTPTQTRPSFVYVGDPMCSWCWGFAPTLERLSDHFSIEMETIVGGLRPGPDADILDDEMRSFILGHWRHVAEATGQPFDETGLDRDNWTYNTELPAIAVVWMRENQPVDTLRFFTRLQQAFYAEAVDITDASTYRSLLADFDVDVDEFTADIATADWKQRAWADFALSRSYGVQGFPTLLVRIGADMTIVTRGYAPFETLEPAITRFFRGKGVLTAVGEACAIDGADC; this is translated from the coding sequence TTGCAACCCGTCGAGCGGCGTTACATCACCATGGACATTGATAACAAACAGGACGCCACAACACCGACTCAGACCCGGCCGAGCTTTGTATATGTCGGTGATCCAATGTGCTCATGGTGTTGGGGATTTGCACCAACACTTGAGAGACTCTCTGACCACTTTTCCATCGAAATGGAGACAATCGTCGGAGGTCTCCGGCCCGGCCCGGACGCCGACATCCTCGACGACGAAATGCGATCTTTCATCCTCGGTCACTGGCGCCACGTCGCTGAAGCAACCGGACAACCGTTCGATGAAACCGGCCTTGACCGCGACAACTGGACGTACAACACCGAGTTGCCCGCGATTGCCGTCGTCTGGATGAGGGAAAACCAGCCCGTCGACACATTGAGATTTTTCACGCGGCTCCAGCAGGCGTTCTACGCAGAAGCAGTCGATATCACGGACGCCTCGACCTACCGGTCACTCCTCGCAGACTTCGACGTCGACGTCGACGAGTTCACCGCCGACATTGCAACCGCTGACTGGAAGCAGCGTGCATGGGCGGACTTTGCGCTGTCACGCAGCTACGGAGTCCAAGGGTTCCCGACACTGCTTGTCCGCATCGGCGCCGACATGACAATTGTTACGCGAGGGTATGCACCATTCGAGACACTCGAACCGGCAATAACGCGGTTCTTCAGAGGCAAGGGCGTGCTGACCGCGGTTGGCGAAGCCTGCGCAATCGACGGCGCCGACTGTTAG
- a CDS encoding serine hydroxymethyltransferase has translation MIDTASLEEVDPKLADMIAREAGRQRAKIHLIASENFVSVAMMQAAGSVLTNNYSEGYPGRRYYEGCQVIDEIESLAIDRAMSLFGSEHANVQSHSGSQANMAAYLAVIDPGDTVLGMALDQGGHLTHGSHVNFSGNLFNFVSYGMDPETERIDFDDVRRIALQHKPKLIIGGYTSYSRLLDWSKFRDIADEVGAILVIDAAHIIGLIAGGAHPDPVPHADIVTATTHKALRGPRGGLILCKEKYAKAVDKAVFPYAQGGPNNSMIAAKALCFERAATPEFSVYAHQIVKNAAALAANIAAQGVRIISGGTDNHMFMIDLRSIDEDLTGKVAARLLDDVGITLNRNAIPFDPRSPFITSGLRIGLPSATTAGMKEADMETLGDLMIGVLRGRDDEALLSNLEQRIGALAAAFPSYPEDFSGHV, from the coding sequence ATGATCGACACCGCAAGCCTCGAAGAGGTGGATCCAAAACTCGCAGACATGATCGCTCGCGAGGCCGGACGTCAGCGTGCGAAAATTCACTTGATCGCTTCCGAGAACTTCGTGTCTGTTGCGATGATGCAGGCCGCCGGATCGGTACTGACGAACAACTACTCCGAGGGTTATCCGGGCCGGCGCTACTATGAGGGTTGTCAGGTGATCGACGAGATCGAGTCGTTGGCGATCGACAGGGCGATGTCATTGTTTGGTAGCGAGCACGCCAATGTGCAGTCACACTCTGGCTCGCAGGCGAACATGGCTGCCTATCTTGCAGTTATCGATCCTGGCGACACGGTTCTTGGTATGGCGCTGGATCAGGGAGGTCACCTTACCCACGGCAGTCATGTCAACTTTTCGGGGAACCTGTTCAATTTCGTTTCGTATGGCATGGATCCTGAAACCGAACGTATCGACTTTGACGACGTGCGGCGCATTGCTCTGCAACACAAGCCAAAATTGATCATCGGCGGATATACCTCGTACTCGCGTCTGCTCGATTGGTCCAAGTTCCGCGATATTGCAGACGAGGTTGGTGCGATCCTCGTCATCGACGCGGCCCACATTATCGGCCTCATTGCCGGGGGAGCGCACCCAGATCCGGTACCGCACGCCGACATTGTCACTGCAACCACGCACAAAGCGCTGCGAGGCCCACGCGGGGGGCTGATTCTGTGCAAGGAGAAGTACGCAAAAGCGGTCGACAAGGCTGTGTTTCCGTACGCTCAGGGTGGTCCGAACAACTCGATGATCGCGGCAAAGGCGCTGTGTTTCGAACGTGCGGCCACACCCGAGTTTTCGGTGTACGCCCATCAGATCGTCAAGAACGCTGCCGCTTTGGCGGCGAACATCGCCGCCCAAGGAGTTCGCATCATTTCAGGTGGGACCGACAACCACATGTTTATGATCGATCTGCGCTCGATCGACGAGGACCTCACGGGCAAGGTCGCCGCACGATTGCTCGACGATGTTGGGATCACACTGAACCGCAACGCCATCCCGTTTGACCCTCGGTCGCCGTTCATCACCTCGGGGTTACGCATTGGACTTCCTTCGGCGACAACCGCCGGTATGAAGGAAGCAGACATGGAGACGCTCGGCGATCTCATGATTGGGGTGTTACGCGGCCGCGACGATGAAGCGCTGTTGAGCAACCTTGAGCAGCGCATCGGCGCTCTCGCGGCGGCGTTCCCCAGCTACCCGGAGGACTTCTCGGGTCATGTTTAG
- a CDS encoding AtpZ/AtpI family protein, producing the protein MSDDTKQSATTDGPTSDAPHARTIGQGGRFDMVHGFARGGDFLSSIIAGMLLGLGADYLLGTRPVFVVLGIVAGSVTGFYKLWLASANLRQAPERFRGR; encoded by the coding sequence GTGAGCGATGATACCAAGCAGTCTGCTACAACCGATGGCCCCACCAGCGACGCGCCCCACGCACGGACCATAGGGCAGGGAGGTCGGTTCGACATGGTCCATGGCTTCGCTAGAGGCGGCGACTTCTTGTCGTCGATCATCGCCGGCATGTTGCTCGGACTAGGTGCTGACTACCTGTTGGGGACCAGGCCAGTGTTTGTTGTACTCGGCATTGTTGCCGGCTCGGTGACGGGTTTCTACAAGCTCTGGTTGGCGTCGGCGAACTTGCGGCAAGCGCCGGAGCGATTCCGTGGGCGTTGA
- the atpB gene encoding F0F1 ATP synthase subunit A, which yields MILASEECDAANEIMCVPSSVNELFELPFLGFINRTIILTILVAVVVGVLLYLGLRKRSLTPSKFELIIEGLVGFVRDQIAIGIVGKEHGLKYLPYLLSLFMFLLVGNLFAILPFLNFPVASRIGIPMFLAAITWVLFVTAGFKQQGFGYVRGLVWPAGVPVAIKPLVGVIELVSVFLVRPFSLAVRLFANLVAGHVMLTLLLVSGWVFISGQGGLAKIPIGFGWFTLGIGIYVFEILVAVLQAYIFTLLSAVYIQTSLEPEH from the coding sequence CTGATCCTTGCCTCGGAAGAGTGCGACGCAGCGAACGAGATCATGTGCGTCCCAAGTTCGGTGAACGAGCTTTTCGAGCTGCCGTTTCTGGGTTTTATCAACCGCACAATCATCTTGACAATCCTGGTCGCCGTCGTGGTCGGTGTTCTTTTGTATCTTGGTCTTCGTAAGCGATCGCTAACCCCCTCCAAGTTTGAACTTATCATTGAAGGGTTGGTCGGTTTCGTCCGCGACCAGATCGCAATCGGGATCGTCGGCAAGGAGCATGGTCTCAAGTACCTTCCGTATCTGTTGTCGCTATTCATGTTCTTGCTTGTCGGGAACCTGTTCGCAATTCTTCCGTTTCTCAACTTCCCTGTCGCGTCACGGATCGGCATCCCCATGTTTCTTGCAGCGATCACCTGGGTGCTGTTCGTCACAGCCGGTTTTAAGCAGCAGGGCTTCGGGTACGTTCGTGGGTTGGTGTGGCCGGCCGGCGTACCCGTCGCGATCAAACCGCTGGTAGGGGTTATCGAGCTGGTCTCGGTGTTTCTTGTGAGGCCGTTCTCGCTTGCAGTTCGGCTTTTCGCCAACCTTGTCGCCGGCCACGTGATGCTTACCTTGCTGCTCGTGTCCGGCTGGGTGTTTATCAGCGGCCAGGGTGGACTTGCCAAAATCCCTATCGGGTTCGGATGGTTCACACTTGGGATTGGCATTTACGTTTTCGAAATCCTCGTCGCGGTTCTGCAGGCGTACATATTTACGCTCTTGTCAGCGGTTTACATCCAGACATCGCTCGAACCGGAGCATTAG
- the atpE gene encoding ATP synthase F0 subunit C, with translation MEEIKGSLAVIGYGLAAIGPGIGIGLVAGNAVQAMARQPEMAGQIQTTMFLGIAFTEALALIGFVLFFLA, from the coding sequence ATGGAAGAAATCAAAGGATCACTCGCTGTCATCGGATACGGTCTCGCGGCGATCGGCCCGGGGATCGGGATCGGTCTCGTAGCTGGAAATGCTGTGCAGGCCATGGCACGTCAGCCCGAGATGGCAGGACAGATCCAAACGACGATGTTCCTCGGCATCGCCTTCACCGAGGCTCTTGCCCTCATCGGGTTTGTGCTCTTCTTCCTGGCATAG
- the atpF gene encoding F0F1 ATP synthase subunit B codes for MLKLYAAQLLLATEAAEEPSGTDLLIPATNELIAGIIAFSIVFAIVWKFAIPAITETLEKRQAAIKGEQEAAVAEHAEASGILEQYKSDMANARDEAGRIVEEARQAGESVKADIIAKAETEAEAIKARARDEAAGERERVQSAMHREVATLSLDIAEKVVGASLDRSASQSLVDEFIASLDGAQA; via the coding sequence ATGTTGAAGCTATACGCAGCGCAACTGTTGCTCGCCACCGAGGCGGCCGAGGAGCCGTCCGGCACGGATCTTCTGATACCGGCAACAAACGAACTTATTGCCGGCATAATCGCGTTTTCGATCGTGTTCGCCATCGTCTGGAAGTTTGCGATCCCGGCGATTACCGAGACGCTCGAAAAACGTCAAGCTGCGATCAAGGGAGAGCAGGAGGCGGCTGTCGCGGAGCACGCCGAGGCTTCTGGCATTCTTGAGCAGTACAAAAGCGATATGGCAAACGCACGAGATGAGGCAGGCCGCATCGTCGAGGAGGCTCGTCAAGCTGGTGAGTCTGTGAAGGCTGACATCATTGCAAAGGCCGAGACGGAGGCCGAAGCGATTAAGGCTCGAGCCCGTGATGAGGCTGCCGGCGAGCGTGAGCGTGTTCAGAGCGCCATGCATCGCGAAGTTGCAACACTTTCACTCGATATCGCTGAAAAGGTGGTCGGGGCAAGTCTCGACCGGAGCGCTTCGCAGTCTCTTGTTGACGAGTTCATCGCCAGTCTTGACGGAGCGCAGGCGTAA
- the atpH gene encoding ATP synthase F1 subunit delta, with product MAEVTHTKRIDGYAASVLDVAAAEGDTGRITDELFRVAQGVEASDELRETLADPAIPVERKIAIVNDLLDGRAAKTTVALVNMIVAAGHTRDLLEISNRVATLAAEQESALLAEVRTAFELDDDTLSRLTASLEKSVGRRVQVKVIVDPAVVGGVVVKVGETVFDGSVRSRLDSLREAWG from the coding sequence ATGGCCGAGGTGACACACACGAAACGGATCGATGGTTACGCCGCTTCGGTGCTTGACGTTGCCGCGGCGGAAGGCGACACCGGCCGCATTACGGACGAGTTGTTTCGCGTGGCGCAAGGAGTGGAGGCGAGTGACGAACTTAGGGAGACGCTCGCTGATCCCGCGATCCCGGTCGAACGCAAGATCGCAATTGTGAACGATCTGCTCGACGGGCGCGCCGCAAAGACCACCGTGGCACTCGTCAACATGATTGTCGCGGCAGGTCACACTCGCGACTTGCTCGAGATCTCTAACCGCGTGGCGACTCTTGCAGCCGAACAGGAATCTGCGCTGCTCGCCGAGGTTCGCACCGCATTCGAGCTGGACGACGACACACTTAGTCGATTGACAGCGAGTCTTGAGAAGAGCGTTGGGCGACGCGTGCAGGTAAAAGTGATTGTTGACCCGGCAGTTGTTGGCGGTGTTGTGGTCAAAGTTGGTGAGACAGTATTCGACGGGTCGGTACGTAGCCGGCTCGACAGTCTTCGAGAGGCATGGGGATAG